A single Pseudomonas sp. DC1.2 DNA region contains:
- the atuC gene encoding geranyl-CoA carboxylase subunit beta — protein sequence MPVIQSQLDPHSAPFAQNRVAMLAGIEQVRQLEQNLLNKAIEAKDKFDKRGQLLPRERLNLLLDPGAPFLELASLAGYKLHDDKDGSSAGGGLIAGIGYVSGVRVLVIANNSAIKGGTISPSGLKKSLRLQQIAMENKLPVITLAESGGANLNYAAEIFVEGARSFANQARMSAMGLPQITVVHGSATAGGAYQPGLSDYVVVVRGKAKLFLAGPPLLKAATGEVATDEELGGAEMHAQIAGTAEYLAENDADAVRQVREIVSLLSWNTRLPTPPERYWEDPRYPIDELLGLIPDDAKKPYDVREIIARIADGSNFLEFKGEFDQQTVCGHMQIQGRPCGFIGNNGPITPKGASKAAQFIQLCDQSRTALLFFHNTTGFMVGTESEQQGVIKHGAKMIQAVANARVPKLTIVVGGSYGAGNYAMCGRGLDPRFIFAWPNSRTAVMGGAQAGKVLRIVTEAKQLKDGIVPDPKMLDMLEQVTAQKLDSQSTALYGSASLWDDGLIDPRDTRTLLGYLLDICHDAEVRPLQANSFGIARF from the coding sequence ATGCCGGTGATTCAGTCGCAACTCGACCCACACAGCGCACCGTTCGCACAGAACCGCGTGGCGATGCTGGCCGGTATCGAGCAGGTGCGTCAGCTCGAACAAAATCTGCTGAATAAGGCGATTGAGGCCAAGGACAAATTCGACAAACGCGGACAACTGCTGCCCCGGGAACGCCTCAATCTACTGCTCGATCCTGGCGCGCCGTTCCTTGAACTGGCAAGCCTGGCCGGCTACAAGTTGCACGACGACAAGGACGGCAGTTCGGCCGGTGGCGGGTTGATTGCCGGGATCGGGTACGTCTCCGGCGTGCGGGTACTGGTGATCGCCAACAACAGCGCAATCAAGGGCGGGACCATTTCCCCCAGCGGTTTGAAAAAATCCCTGCGCCTGCAACAGATCGCCATGGAAAACAAACTGCCGGTGATCACCCTGGCCGAGAGCGGCGGAGCCAACCTCAATTACGCGGCAGAGATTTTCGTCGAAGGCGCGCGCAGCTTTGCCAATCAGGCGCGGATGTCAGCCATGGGCTTGCCGCAGATCACCGTGGTGCATGGTTCAGCCACCGCAGGCGGAGCCTATCAGCCGGGGCTGTCGGATTATGTGGTGGTGGTGCGCGGCAAGGCCAAGCTGTTTCTCGCCGGCCCACCGTTGCTCAAGGCCGCTACCGGTGAAGTGGCCACGGATGAAGAGCTGGGTGGCGCCGAGATGCATGCGCAAATCGCCGGGACCGCCGAATACCTGGCCGAGAACGATGCCGACGCTGTACGTCAGGTGCGCGAAATTGTCAGCCTGTTGTCATGGAATACACGCTTACCGACACCGCCCGAACGGTACTGGGAAGACCCGCGCTACCCCATCGATGAACTGCTGGGGCTGATTCCCGATGACGCCAAAAAACCCTACGACGTGCGCGAGATCATCGCGCGGATTGCCGACGGCTCAAACTTCCTTGAATTCAAGGGCGAATTCGACCAGCAAACCGTCTGCGGCCATATGCAGATCCAGGGCCGCCCCTGCGGGTTCATCGGCAACAACGGTCCGATCACCCCCAAGGGCGCGAGCAAGGCCGCGCAGTTTATTCAGCTCTGCGACCAGAGCCGAACAGCGCTGCTGTTCTTCCACAACACCACCGGGTTTATGGTCGGCACCGAGTCGGAGCAGCAAGGCGTGATCAAGCACGGCGCTAAAATGATTCAAGCCGTGGCGAACGCCAGGGTACCTAAACTCACCATCGTCGTCGGCGGTTCCTATGGTGCCGGCAATTACGCCATGTGCGGTCGCGGCCTCGATCCGCGCTTCATCTTTGCCTGGCCCAACAGTCGCACCGCCGTAATGGGCGGCGCACAGGCCGGCAAAGTGCTGCGGATCGTTACTGAAGCCAAGCAGTTGAAAGACGGAATCGTGCCGGACCCCAAAATGCTCGACATGCTGGAACAAGTCACCGCACAAAAGCTCGACAGCCAGTCCACCGCGCTCTATGGCAGTGCCAGTTTGTGGGACGACGGGTTGATCGATCCGCGCGATACCCGAACGTTGCTTGGGTATTTGCTGGATATCTGTCACGACGCGGAGGTTCGGCCACTGCAAGCCAACAGTTTTGGTATCGCCCGTTTTTAA
- the atuD gene encoding citronellyl-CoA dehydrogenase codes for MIFTQEHEALRRTVRQFVDQQINPHVDEWEKAGRFPIHTILRKAGDLGLLGISKPEKFGGMGLDYSYSIVAAEEFGTIHCGGIPMSIGVQTDMCTPALARFGSDELREEFLRPAISGEQVGCIGVSEVGAGSDVAGLKTAARKDGEDYVINGSKMWITNSPSADFICLLANTSDDKPHINKSLIMVPMNTPGITLSSHLDKLGMRSSETAQVFFDNVRVPQRNRIGHEGAGFMMQMLQFQEERLFGAANMIKGLEYCIDSTIDYCKERKTFGNALIDNQVIHFRLAELATEIECLRALVYQATEQYIKGQDVTRLASMAKLKAGRLGREVSDSCLQYWGGMGFMWDNPVARAYRDVRLVSIGGGADEIMLGIICKLMGTLPGKKK; via the coding sequence ATGATCTTCACCCAAGAACACGAAGCACTGCGTCGCACCGTCCGCCAATTCGTTGATCAGCAGATCAACCCACACGTCGATGAATGGGAAAAGGCCGGACGTTTCCCGATCCACACCATTTTGCGCAAGGCCGGTGACCTCGGTCTGCTGGGGATCTCCAAACCGGAAAAGTTCGGTGGAATGGGCCTGGACTATAGCTACTCGATTGTCGCCGCCGAAGAGTTCGGCACGATTCACTGCGGTGGGATTCCTATGTCCATCGGCGTTCAGACCGACATGTGCACCCCGGCCCTGGCCCGCTTCGGTTCCGATGAACTGCGAGAAGAGTTCCTGCGCCCGGCGATCAGCGGCGAGCAGGTGGGTTGCATTGGTGTCTCGGAAGTCGGCGCCGGCTCCGATGTTGCCGGGCTGAAGACCGCCGCTCGCAAGGACGGTGAGGACTACGTGATCAACGGCAGCAAAATGTGGATCACCAACTCGCCAAGCGCTGACTTCATTTGCCTGCTGGCCAACACATCGGACGACAAGCCTCACATCAACAAGTCGCTGATCATGGTGCCGATGAACACCCCTGGCATCACTCTCAGCTCGCACCTGGACAAGCTCGGGATGCGCAGTTCGGAAACCGCCCAAGTGTTTTTCGACAACGTGCGCGTACCACAGCGCAACCGCATCGGTCACGAAGGGGCGGGGTTCATGATGCAGATGTTGCAGTTTCAGGAAGAACGGCTGTTCGGCGCGGCGAACATGATCAAGGGCCTGGAATACTGCATCGACAGCACCATCGACTACTGCAAGGAGCGCAAAACCTTCGGCAATGCGCTGATCGACAATCAGGTAATTCACTTTCGCCTGGCCGAACTTGCAACCGAAATCGAATGCCTGCGGGCATTGGTCTACCAGGCCACCGAGCAGTACATCAAAGGTCAGGATGTTACCCGCCTCGCGTCGATGGCCAAGCTCAAGGCCGGGCGCCTGGGTCGGGAAGTCAGCGACAGTTGCCTGCAATACTGGGGCGGCATGGGGTTCATGTGGGATAACCCGGTAGCCCGGGCCTACCGAGATGTGCGGCTGGTGTCGATCGGTGGCGGTGCCGACGAAATCATGTTGGGCATCATTTGCAAACTCATGGGCACCCTGCCTGGGAAGAAAAAATGA
- a CDS encoding enoyl-CoA hydratase/isomerase family protein — protein sequence MNALPVCQTLLLDHHNGVLHITLNRPESRNAMSLHMVAELRAVLEAVRDDREIRALVISGAGGHFCAGGDIKDMAHARVEGPTAYRDLNRAFGALLEEVQHAPQVVITVLQGAVLGGGFGLACVSDVTLADHQAQFGLPETSLGLLPAQIAPFVVQRIGLTHVRRLALTAARFDGKEAKRLGLVHFVEHDPQALAERLDDVLAHVLCCAPGANATTKKLLLASVGQPSGALLDQAAEWFSDAVTGAEGVEGTMAFVQKRKPGWAP from the coding sequence ATGAACGCACTGCCAGTCTGCCAAACCCTGTTGCTCGACCACCATAACGGTGTCCTGCACATCACCCTGAACCGGCCCGAAAGCCGCAACGCCATGAGCCTGCACATGGTCGCCGAACTGCGTGCGGTGCTGGAAGCGGTGCGTGATGACCGAGAGATTCGTGCGTTGGTGATAAGCGGGGCCGGCGGGCACTTTTGCGCGGGCGGCGACATCAAGGACATGGCCCATGCACGCGTCGAGGGCCCGACCGCTTACCGCGATTTGAACCGCGCGTTCGGGGCTTTGCTGGAAGAGGTGCAACACGCGCCGCAAGTGGTGATCACGGTACTTCAAGGCGCGGTACTTGGCGGTGGTTTTGGCCTGGCCTGCGTCAGCGACGTCACCCTGGCCGACCATCAGGCGCAATTCGGCCTGCCGGAAACCAGCCTAGGTCTGTTACCGGCGCAAATTGCACCGTTCGTGGTCCAGCGCATTGGCCTGACCCACGTCCGTCGATTGGCCCTGACAGCTGCACGGTTTGACGGTAAGGAAGCGAAGCGATTGGGTCTGGTGCATTTTGTCGAGCACGACCCACAAGCCCTGGCCGAACGCCTCGATGATGTTCTGGCCCATGTGTTGTGCTGCGCGCCTGGGGCGAATGCGACGACTAAAAAACTCTTGCTGGCGAGTGTCGGTCAGCCCTCGGGAGCGCTGCTGGATCAAGCGGCCGAATGGTTCAGCGACGCGGTAACCGGCGCCGAGGGGGTCGAGGGCACGATGGCTTTTGTGCAAAAACGTAAACCGGGTTGGGCTCCCTGA
- a CDS encoding acetyl/propionyl/methylcrotonyl-CoA carboxylase subunit alpha, with protein sequence MPGLNKILIANRGEIACRLQRTVQALGYRTVAVFSDADADALHVQMADEAVNIGPAAVQQSYLNIAAIIDAARRTGADAIHPGYGFLSENAEFARACQQAGLTFIGPSPEAIALMGSKRLSKLAMLAAGVPCIKGYQGAEQDDATLCREAERIGYPLMIKASAGGGGRGMRLVSDADQLLAHLRSARSEAQHGFGSDELILEQALIDPRHVEVQLFGDQHGNLIYLGERDCSIQRRHQKVIEEAPCPVMTATLRKAMGEAALKAGRAVNYVGAGTVEFLLDGSGQFYFLEMNTRLQVEHPVTELITGLDLVAWQLHIAEGLPLPLRQEQVQLNGHAIEVRLYAEDPAQGFLPQTGRIAAWEPALQGNVRIDHGLIEGQDISPFYDPMLGKLIAHGATREEARRKLLRAVQDSVLLGVQTNQRLLANLLEHPKFISGEFSTGFIPTYFGDHACLHRYAPSAEELAIAAALFHQASAQRHPAPLAGWRSNASVALHYRIGLDDQNWPVKINAVQGQPYRIEVGERLIELQVIHCDGARATLQLDGIHQRHAYRFEGGKLLLFCRPGSLQLVDRTQAPVVSHAHLSSGTLKAPMDGAIVDVLVSEGCTVSKGQLLVVLEAMKMEHPLKSGIDGVLRRLQVKVGDQVKNRQILLEVE encoded by the coding sequence ATGCCCGGACTCAACAAAATACTGATCGCCAACCGCGGTGAAATCGCCTGTCGCCTCCAGCGCACCGTTCAGGCTTTGGGCTACCGCACTGTTGCCGTGTTCAGCGATGCCGACGCCGATGCGCTGCACGTGCAGATGGCCGACGAAGCCGTAAACATCGGCCCGGCCGCGGTTCAGCAGTCCTACCTGAATATTGCGGCCATCATCGACGCAGCCCGGCGTACCGGCGCCGACGCTATCCATCCCGGCTACGGCTTCCTCTCGGAAAACGCCGAGTTCGCCCGCGCCTGCCAACAGGCCGGCCTCACCTTCATCGGCCCCAGCCCTGAAGCCATCGCGCTCATGGGCAGCAAACGCCTGTCCAAACTGGCCATGCTGGCTGCAGGCGTACCGTGCATCAAAGGCTATCAGGGCGCCGAACAGGACGACGCGACCCTGTGCCGCGAAGCCGAACGCATTGGTTACCCGCTGATGATCAAGGCCAGTGCCGGGGGCGGGGGCCGAGGGATGCGCCTGGTGTCCGACGCCGATCAGCTGCTGGCACATCTACGCAGCGCACGCTCCGAGGCACAGCACGGGTTTGGCAGCGATGAATTGATTCTTGAACAAGCCCTGATCGATCCACGCCACGTAGAGGTTCAGTTGTTCGGCGACCAGCATGGCAACCTGATCTACCTCGGCGAGCGCGATTGTTCGATCCAGAGGCGCCATCAGAAAGTGATCGAGGAAGCGCCCTGCCCGGTGATGACCGCCACATTGCGCAAAGCCATGGGTGAAGCAGCGCTAAAGGCTGGGCGCGCGGTGAATTACGTAGGCGCCGGCACCGTGGAGTTTTTGCTTGACGGCAGTGGCCAGTTTTATTTTCTGGAGATGAACACCCGACTCCAGGTGGAACACCCGGTAACCGAGTTGATCACCGGGCTCGATCTCGTGGCCTGGCAACTGCATATTGCCGAAGGACTGCCATTACCCTTGCGTCAAGAGCAGGTTCAACTCAACGGCCATGCCATTGAAGTACGCCTGTATGCCGAAGACCCCGCCCAAGGGTTTCTACCGCAAACCGGGCGTATCGCGGCGTGGGAGCCGGCGCTGCAAGGCAATGTGCGAATCGACCATGGCCTGATTGAAGGCCAGGACATCAGCCCTTTTTATGACCCGATGCTGGGCAAGCTCATTGCCCACGGCGCCACTCGCGAAGAGGCCCGGCGCAAGTTGCTGCGGGCGGTTCAGGACAGCGTGCTGCTGGGCGTACAGACCAATCAGCGCCTGCTCGCCAACTTGCTGGAACACCCGAAGTTCATCAGCGGCGAGTTCAGCACCGGGTTTATCCCGACTTACTTTGGCGATCATGCTTGCCTACACCGTTATGCCCCGAGCGCAGAGGAGCTGGCGATTGCCGCCGCTTTGTTCCATCAAGCCTCAGCGCAGCGGCATCCGGCGCCTCTGGCGGGTTGGCGCAGCAACGCCAGCGTGGCGCTGCACTATCGAATCGGCCTGGACGACCAGAACTGGCCAGTGAAAATCAACGCCGTACAGGGTCAACCCTATCGGATTGAAGTCGGCGAGCGGCTGATTGAGTTGCAGGTGATTCATTGCGACGGCGCTCGGGCCACGCTGCAACTCGACGGTATCCACCAACGCCATGCCTACCGTTTCGAGGGCGGAAAACTTTTACTGTTCTGCCGACCGGGTAGCCTGCAACTGGTCGATCGGACTCAGGCGCCGGTCGTCAGTCACGCCCACCTAAGCTCTGGCACGCTCAAGGCGCCAATGGACGGGGCGATTGTCGACGTGCTGGTCAGTGAGGGCTGCACGGTCAGTAAAGGTCAGTTGCTGGTGGTGCTGGAGGCCATGAAAATGGAGCATCCACTCAAGTCAGGGATCGACGGGGTGCTCAGGCGCTTGCAGGTAAAGGTCGGCGATCAGGTAAAAAATCGTCAGATTTTGTTAGAGGTCGAATAA
- a CDS encoding exonuclease domain-containing protein, protein MPHWLVIDLEATTDEGGWPITEMEIIEIGATLVDRSGRELDHFQRFVRPLRRPLLTPFCRELTHITQANIDGAQPLSAVWAAFERWLGQHHSRLEGWASWGDYDRKQLLQEWQHLQLDSALSRVPHINLKQRFAKARRLDRPLGLNGALQLAGMQFNGQQHRALEDARNTARLLPLSLPPLDR, encoded by the coding sequence ATGCCTCACTGGCTGGTGATTGACTTGGAAGCCACCACCGATGAAGGCGGCTGGCCAATAACCGAAATGGAAATCATCGAAATCGGTGCCACCCTGGTGGACCGTTCGGGCCGGGAGCTGGATCACTTCCAGCGCTTCGTGCGACCGTTGCGACGCCCCCTGCTGACACCGTTCTGCCGGGAGCTGACCCACATCACCCAAGCCAACATCGACGGCGCCCAACCCCTGAGCGCGGTCTGGGCTGCGTTCGAACGTTGGTTGGGCCAGCATCATTCGCGACTCGAAGGATGGGCCAGTTGGGGTGATTACGACCGCAAACAATTGCTTCAGGAATGGCAACACCTACAGCTCGACAGTGCCCTGAGCCGGGTGCCGCACATCAACCTCAAGCAGCGCTTTGCCAAGGCCCGTCGACTAGATCGTCCATTAGGCCTCAACGGCGCCTTGCAACTGGCAGGCATGCAGTTCAATGGCCAACAACATCGGGCGCTGGAAGATGCACGCAATACCGCACGGCTGTTGCCGCTGTCACTGCCCCCTCTAGACAGGTGA
- a CDS encoding pyrimidine/purine nucleoside phosphorylase, giving the protein MFKVNEYFDGTVKSIAFGTAEGPATIGVMAPGEYEFGTSQREIMHVVTGALTVKLPDSGNWETFAAGSQFNVPANSKFQLKVAVDSAYLCEYRG; this is encoded by the coding sequence ATGTTTAAAGTCAACGAGTACTTCGACGGCACCGTCAAGTCGATCGCCTTTGGCACCGCAGAAGGTCCGGCGACCATCGGCGTCATGGCACCGGGCGAATACGAATTCGGCACCAGCCAGCGTGAAATCATGCACGTGGTGACCGGCGCCCTGACCGTCAAACTGCCAGACAGCGGCAACTGGGAAACCTTCGCCGCCGGCAGCCAGTTCAATGTGCCAGCCAATAGCAAGTTCCAACTGAAAGTAGCCGTCGACAGCGCTTATCTGTGCGAATACCGCGGCTAA
- a CDS encoding MOSC domain-containing protein, whose product MLRLSALYRFPLKSGKGETLHQVHLDKLGLDGDRRWMLVDEASGRFLTQRAVAQMSQLSALWNADGGLTLSAPGLPAIDIALPASEAELRGVTIWRDTLRVPDAGDEAGAWVSQFIGKPTRLVQVPLERARTTQAGYGKDDDQVAFADGFPLLLIGQASLEDLSQRVGRPLEMLRFRPNLVIEGSEAYAEDGWKRIRIGDVEFRVVKSCARCILTTIDPQTGERSDDREPLATLQHYRTQADGAMFGQNLVNDGNGRLEVGMPVTVLE is encoded by the coding sequence ATGCTGCGTCTGAGCGCGCTTTATCGTTTTCCGTTGAAATCCGGCAAGGGTGAAACCCTGCATCAGGTCCACCTGGACAAGCTGGGCCTGGACGGTGATCGACGCTGGATGCTGGTGGACGAGGCCAGTGGACGTTTCCTGACCCAGCGCGCAGTGGCACAGATGAGTCAGTTGTCGGCGCTATGGAATGCCGACGGTGGTTTGACCCTCAGCGCCCCCGGGTTGCCCGCTATCGATATCGCTTTGCCAGCTAGCGAAGCCGAGCTGCGGGGCGTGACCATCTGGCGTGACACGTTGCGCGTGCCCGATGCCGGTGACGAGGCGGGTGCCTGGGTAAGTCAGTTCATTGGCAAGCCGACGCGGTTGGTACAAGTGCCGCTGGAGCGCGCAAGAACCACGCAAGCCGGTTACGGCAAGGATGACGATCAAGTCGCCTTCGCTGATGGCTTCCCGTTGTTGCTGATCGGTCAGGCTTCATTGGAAGATTTATCGCAAAGGGTCGGACGGCCGCTGGAGATGCTGCGCTTTCGACCGAATTTGGTGATCGAGGGCAGTGAGGCATATGCCGAAGATGGCTGGAAGCGTATTCGCATTGGCGATGTCGAATTCCGAGTGGTCAAGTCGTGCGCTCGCTGCATCCTGACCACTATCGACCCGCAAACCGGCGAGCGTAGCGATGATCGCGAGCCATTGGCGACCTTGCAGCACTACCGTACCCAAGCCGATGGCGCCATGTTTGGTCAGAACCTGGTCAACGATGGCAATGGTCGACTTGAGGTCGGTATGCCGGTGACGGTTCTCGAATAA
- a CDS encoding chemotaxis protein CheV, with the protein MAGILDTVDQRTQLVGENRLEILMFRLAGRQLFAINVFKVQEVLQLPKLTLMPQRHPFVCGVVNLRGQTLPVIDLSQAIGMRPLVPSPTSTIIVTEYNRSVQAFLVGGVDRIVNMNWEAILPPPTSAGRQHYLTAISKVDDQLVEIIDVEKVLAEIVPYNAKVSREKLEDPVLERARGREVLLVDDSNVALSQLRDTLGQLGVKMHIARDGLKALNMLKAWADTGVVMTDKLLMVFTDAEMPEMDGYRLTTEIRNDPRLRGLYVVLHTSLSGSFNDSMVKKVGCDNFLSKFQPDKLVDVVRQRLMLDNVPA; encoded by the coding sequence ATGGCCGGCATTCTCGACACGGTAGACCAACGCACGCAATTGGTGGGTGAGAATCGCCTGGAAATTCTCATGTTTCGACTGGCCGGACGGCAGTTGTTTGCAATCAACGTCTTTAAGGTTCAGGAAGTACTGCAACTGCCAAAATTGACCCTGATGCCGCAGCGCCATCCATTTGTCTGTGGCGTGGTCAACCTGCGTGGTCAGACGCTGCCAGTGATCGATCTGTCCCAGGCTATCGGCATGCGCCCGTTGGTGCCCAGTCCGACCAGTACCATCATCGTCACCGAGTACAACCGTTCGGTGCAGGCGTTTCTGGTGGGCGGCGTCGACCGTATCGTCAACATGAACTGGGAGGCCATTCTGCCGCCGCCAACCAGTGCCGGTCGCCAGCATTACCTGACCGCCATCAGCAAGGTCGATGACCAGTTGGTTGAAATCATCGACGTGGAAAAAGTATTGGCCGAAATTGTCCCGTACAACGCCAAGGTTTCCCGTGAAAAGCTCGAAGACCCTGTGCTGGAACGCGCCCGTGGCCGTGAAGTGCTGCTGGTGGACGACTCCAACGTAGCTTTGTCGCAATTGCGTGACACCCTCGGCCAGTTGGGCGTGAAGATGCACATCGCCCGGGACGGCTTGAAAGCGCTGAACATGCTCAAGGCCTGGGCCGATACGGGCGTGGTGATGACCGATAAATTACTGATGGTGTTCACCGACGCAGAGATGCCGGAAATGGACGGCTATCGACTGACCACGGAGATCCGCAATGATCCTCGCTTGCGTGGCCTTTACGTCGTTCTGCACACCTCACTGTCAGGCAGTTTCAACGACTCGATGGTCAAGAAGGTTGGCTGCGACAATTTCCTGTCCAAATTCCAGCCAGACAAACTGGTAGACGTGGTGCGTCAGCGTCTGATGCTCGACAACGTGCCGGCCTGA
- a CDS encoding sensor histidine kinase → MYASLKSITTWPPSRTNARRFTLLLCTCSTLGSLLVYGLSAHLPLSLLMVNLAVLTCVGVGHRLSRKSIKFQPQELADRLLEVQENERHRLSRELHDDIGQLLTAAKLQSEWLKRRLPEDLQGQCSVLCDTLEETLNKVRDVSAILNPRQLASLGLEASLRAHLLKTLANTSIHWSLECHQRLTGIPEEMAVAAFRITQEAVTNILRHAQATNLVVRVQRLPQGLALLITDDGLGFSPSAHPGREGQRGMAGMSERVEQLGGDLTVNSAPGKGTQIEALFPWAPRALERASTNKVIR, encoded by the coding sequence ATGTACGCCAGCCTCAAGTCAATCACCACGTGGCCACCCTCCCGAACAAATGCACGCCGGTTCACGCTCCTGCTATGCACATGCTCGACACTGGGCAGCCTGCTGGTCTACGGCCTGTCCGCACACCTGCCGCTGAGCCTGCTGATGGTTAACCTTGCCGTACTGACGTGCGTAGGGGTCGGTCATCGCCTGTCGCGCAAATCTATAAAGTTTCAGCCTCAAGAGCTGGCCGACCGCCTGCTGGAAGTTCAGGAGAATGAACGCCATCGACTCAGCCGCGAATTACACGACGACATTGGGCAGTTGCTGACAGCTGCAAAACTTCAAAGTGAATGGCTCAAGCGCAGGCTGCCCGAAGACCTCCAAGGCCAGTGCTCGGTGCTCTGCGATACCCTGGAAGAAACACTCAACAAGGTCCGAGATGTCTCCGCCATTCTGAACCCCAGGCAACTCGCCAGCCTGGGCCTGGAAGCCAGCCTGCGGGCCCATCTGCTCAAGACCCTGGCGAATACGTCAATACACTGGAGCCTGGAATGCCATCAGCGATTGACCGGTATTCCTGAGGAAATGGCGGTGGCTGCCTTCCGGATTACCCAGGAAGCAGTTACCAACATACTGCGCCATGCGCAAGCAACGAACCTTGTGGTCCGCGTGCAGCGTTTGCCCCAAGGGCTGGCGCTGTTGATCACCGATGACGGCTTGGGTTTTTCACCTTCGGCCCACCCAGGACGTGAGGGACAGCGCGGCATGGCGGGGATGTCGGAACGGGTGGAACAGTTGGGCGGCGATCTGACGGTGAACAGCGCGCCAGGCAAAGGCACTCAAATCGAAGCTCTTTTCCCCTGGGCGCCCCGCGCGCTTGAGCGGGCCAGTACGAATAAGGTTATCCGTTGA
- a CDS encoding response regulator transcription factor, with translation MTCNLLLVDDHSLIRAGVRALVLDIPGYAVVGEANDGSQLLEMVEKLCPDIVLLDISMKETSGLEALQRLKRVRPHSKVLILSMHTDPTLIMQALEYGAHGYLLKDTTATELEHALDALRNNERYLSPAIAHTVINQALTRVQKNQSQLPDSHNLTARQLEILRLIVRGKSTREIANGLGLSIKTVETHRSQIMKRLQIYDVAGLVLFAVREQIISLDD, from the coding sequence TTGACTTGTAACTTACTTCTGGTGGATGACCACTCGCTTATCAGGGCAGGTGTTCGCGCTCTGGTGCTGGATATTCCTGGCTACGCGGTAGTCGGCGAGGCTAATGACGGCTCGCAACTGCTCGAAATGGTCGAGAAACTGTGTCCGGACATCGTGCTGCTGGATATTTCCATGAAGGAAACCAGCGGTCTTGAGGCTTTGCAGCGACTAAAGCGGGTGCGCCCACACAGCAAAGTGCTGATCCTGTCGATGCATACCGACCCGACACTTATCATGCAGGCCCTGGAGTACGGGGCCCATGGTTATCTCCTCAAGGACACCACGGCCACCGAACTCGAACACGCCCTGGACGCCCTGCGTAACAACGAGCGCTATTTGAGCCCCGCCATTGCTCACACCGTGATCAACCAGGCACTCACTCGCGTGCAGAAGAACCAGTCGCAGCTCCCTGACAGCCATAACCTCACCGCGCGGCAGCTGGAAATCCTGCGGCTGATTGTGCGCGGCAAATCCACTCGCGAAATCGCCAACGGTCTAGGGTTGAGCATCAAGACCGTCGAAACTCACCGCTCACAGATAATGAAACGACTGCAAATTTACGACGTGGCGGGCCTGGTTTTATTTGCCGTGCGCGAGCAGATCATCAGTCTGGATGACTGA
- the yegS gene encoding lipid kinase YegS codes for MSERKALLILHGKQALNEDVRAAVEGKREQGWELAVRLTWEAGDAQRLVDEALAAGYTQLIAGGGDGTLRDIAEAMAVNPTKASLVLLPLGTANDFARAAGVPLEPVEALDLLDSVPSLIDLGEVGGQVFLNMATGGFGSQVTANTSEDLKKVLGGAAYLFTGLSRFSELHAAYGELQGPDFHWRGELLALGIGNGRQAGGGRVLCPEALIDDGLLDISILPAPQEVVGTLKNLLTDGFGIDNMFVRARLPWVEIKVSEGLHINLDGEPLEGESLRFSIRPAALRVHLPRNSPLVGSSHAVSHPD; via the coding sequence ATGAGTGAGCGCAAGGCGCTATTGATTCTGCATGGCAAGCAGGCACTCAACGAGGACGTTCGTGCAGCCGTCGAGGGCAAGCGCGAGCAAGGTTGGGAACTGGCCGTTCGACTGACGTGGGAAGCGGGCGATGCCCAGCGTCTGGTCGATGAGGCGCTAGCAGCAGGGTATACGCAGCTGATTGCTGGCGGAGGGGATGGCACGTTACGCGATATTGCCGAAGCCATGGCCGTGAACCCTACAAAGGCCAGTCTGGTGCTGCTACCGCTGGGCACTGCCAACGATTTTGCTCGCGCAGCTGGCGTACCTCTGGAGCCCGTCGAAGCACTTGATCTCTTGGACAGCGTTCCGTCTCTCATCGATTTGGGTGAGGTAGGTGGCCAGGTTTTCCTGAACATGGCGACCGGTGGCTTTGGTAGTCAGGTCACAGCCAACACCTCGGAAGACTTGAAGAAGGTTTTGGGCGGCGCTGCGTACTTGTTTACTGGCTTATCGCGGTTTAGTGAACTACATGCGGCCTATGGCGAATTGCAGGGGCCGGATTTTCACTGGCGTGGCGAACTGTTGGCTCTCGGGATCGGCAATGGCCGACAAGCTGGCGGAGGCAGAGTGCTGTGCCCGGAGGCGTTGATTGACGATGGGCTGTTGGATATCAGTATTCTGCCGGCGCCGCAGGAGGTGGTCGGGACCTTGAAAAACCTGCTGACCGATGGCTTTGGCATTGACAACATGTTTGTGCGAGCTCGATTGCCTTGGGTGGAAATCAAGGTGTCTGAGGGGCTTCATATCAATCTTGATGGCGAGCCTCTGGAAGGTGAGAGTCTGCGTTTTTCGATTCGCCCAGCAGCGTTACGTGTGCATTTGCCGCGGAACTCGCCGCTGGTGGGGTCGTCACACGCGGTCAGTCATCCAGACTGA